DNA sequence from the Tenacibaculum mesophilum genome:
ATCATCTATTAAGAAGTTATCATAACCGTTTCCAGGTATGTTAAAGCACAAAATGGTATATTCATTAGTATCTATAACCTTGGCTTCTCCTATTAAATCTTGCCACCAACCTTGGCTTCCTGCAACATTGCTATTTCCTGTGAGTGCGTGGTTAATAAGTACCACAGGAGCAGTACCCAATGCTTTTCCAAAAACTTGATAGCTTAACGGAATTGTATCGAATTGTGTACCGCTTAATGTGGTATAACTAAGAATATTAATATGCTGCAAATCACTTTTCATTATTGATGTCTTTATGGGCGTTCCCTTAAAGGGTCGGGCTTTCCGTTATATCTTTTGTTGGTTCTCGATACTTGCTTCGCAAACTCGAACTGACAACAAAACGATGCCACTTCAATCCCTAACGCAAGTTGTTTTAAACCAATACTTCTTTAGGAATTTGAGCAAATGCTTCTTGTAAATCGGTTTTTAAATCTTCAATATTTTCCAAACCAACTGATAAACGGATTAAGTCTTTAGTAACTCCTGTACTTTCTTGAGCTTCATCACTCAATTGTTGGTGTGTGGTACTTGCTGGATGAATAATTAAAGATTTGGTATCTCCAATATTGGCTAGTAATGAAAAGAGTCTGGTATTGTCAGCAATGGTTTTAGCAGCTTCGTAACCTCCTTTTACTCCAAAAGTTACCAATCCACTTTGACCTTTTGGTAAGTATTCATCTGCTAAGTTTTTGTACTTGTTGTCTTCCAACCCTGGATAGTTTACCCAAGCAACTTCTTCTTGTTCTTGTAACCATTTTGCTAGTTTCAAGGCATTTTCACTATGTTTTTGAATTCGTACTTCTAAGGTTTCCAATCCTTGAATGATGTTGAATGCGTTTGTCGGACTCAACGCGCCTCCAAAATCACGTAAGCCTTCTAAAATCAGCTTAAATGTATACGATGCTGCTCCTAAAGTTTCATGGTATACCAATCCGTGATATCCTGCTGAAGGTTCTGTAAATTCAGGGAATTTCCCATTAGCCCAGTTAAAGGTTCCTGCATCAATAATGGCTCCTCCTAACGAGTTTCCTTGCCCTCCAATGTACTTTGTTAGGGAGTGAATTACAATATTAGCCCCGTGTTCTATCGGATTTAATAAAGCTGGTGTAGCTACTGTATTATCTACAATAAAAGGCACTTCTGCTTTTTTAGCATGTGCAGATATAGCTTTTAAATCCAATACATCTAACTTCGGATTCCCTAGAGATTCAACAAAAAAGACTCTAGTATTCTCTTGTACTGCTGCCGAAAAATTATCAGGGTTTGAAGCATCTACAAACGTAGTCGTAATTCCTAGTCTTGGTAAGGTAACGTTTAGCAAGTTATAGGTTCCTCCATACAAACTACTCGAAGCTACAATATGATCTCCTGCTTTTAATAAGGTTAACAATCCAGTCGAAATAGCTGCTGTTCCCGAAGCAAAAACTACTGCTCCAATCCCACCTTCTAAAGCAGCTAAACGATCCTGCAAAATTTGATTGGTAGGATTATTTAATCGGGTGTAAATAAATCCCAACTCTTTTAACGAAAATAGGTTTGCTGCATGTTCTGAATCATTAAAAACATACGAAGTAGTTTGATAAATAGGAACTGCTCTTGTTCCTCCGTTTTGTGTTACATCATGACCTGCGTGCAACGCGTTTGTTGCGAATTTTTGTGTACTCATTTTTCTTGTTTTTGAGTTAATAAAAAATTAAACCAAAAGCCAAAACACATCTACTTTTAGATGTTGCTTACTAGAAAAATGTTATTAAGAAATTATAAGAAGATTCTTGTAGATATTAAAGAAACTTCTTTGGGTTATCTATCCACGAGTTTTTACGCTCTGGTAGAATTTAGCACCTTCTTTGTTTGCACAAAGGGTTGCTAAGGTTTCATAGGGTCTAATCCCTCCACCTTTCTTGATAACATCGTCAATAAGTGTTTGAACTTTTACGAGCACAAATATTCAATTATAAAAATGGATTTTCCAAATTTATTTTGATTTTTATTTAAAAAAGCATTTTGAATTATTTTTAATAACAAAACATAAACAACTCAAAACCTGTGTTTTAAAATGTTTTATTTAAGCAAAAAATTTATATACATTTTTATCTTAAGAACTACAAGATAACATAGAGCATCCTACTTTATTTCGAGCCCATTCTGGTCGTTTTGCGAACCATTTTTCATATTTTGGTTGCTCATCGTAAGGATTTTTGAGCAGTAAATATAACTCATTTAACAATACAAAGTCATTTTTATTTGCATCATCAATGGCTAATTGTGCCATATAATTTCTGAGTACATATTTCGGGTTTATAGCATTCATTTTTTCTTTTCTGTCTTCATCTGAAACAGTTTCGTTTTGTAATCTATCTATATAACTTTGGAACCAGTTTTCCCAAGATTTTTTTATTTCGTCTACAACTTCTGAAGGCGTATAAAATGCTTTTTCTATTTTTTTGATTACCTCCTCTATGCTATCATCTTTTGAAATCCCTGACAACAATCGGAAAAAAATGGTCATATCAGTTTCTGTTTTTTGAAGTACTTCTTCAAGGTTTGAAACTAACGTTCCATCTAATTCTTGTGAAGAAAAAAAACCTAATTTTTCTCGCATCATTTGCATATACTTTTCAGGAAACTGCTCTTGGTAATTTTCCAAAACTGCTTCTAAAGGTTCTGCTTCTTCAATTAAAGGATATAAAGCATTTGCCAACTGATATAAATTCCATAAAACTACCTCTGGCTGCGAACCATATCGGTAACGCTTATGGGTATTATCCGTTGTATTTGGTGTCCATCCGTGGTCATAACCTTCTAACCATCCATAAGGTCCATAATCAATGGTTAAACCAAGAATAGACATATTATCGGTATTCATTACTCCATGAACAAAACCAACACGTTGCCAGTGAATAACCATTTCTAAACTACGCTCTGCTACCTCTTTAAAAAAGGAAACATACGTTTCTTTTGAAGGTTCACCTAAATGAGAATAATGATGTTTAATTGTATAATCAACTAGTGTTTTTAATGTTTTTACATCTCCTCTGGCAGGAAATATTTGGTAACTACCAAAACGTAAAAAAGACTCGGCTGTTCTACATACAATGGCTCCTTTTTCATACGCAGTGTTTCCGTCGTACATTACATCTCTTAATACTTCTTCTCCAGACAAAGCTAAGGAGAGAACTCTTGTTGTAGGAACTCCTAAATGATACATGGCTTCACTACACAAATACTCACGAATAGAGGAACGTAACACTGCTAGTCCATCCGCAGTACGTGAATACGGTGTTTCTCCAGCTCCTTTTAACTGCAAAGCCCATTTTTTATTATCATAGACTGTTTCAAACAAATTAATTGCTCTGCCGTCTCCTAATTGTCCTGCCCAATGTCCAAATTGATGTCCGCCGTAGCACATCGCATACGGTTGTGTGTTTTTATATACATCATTCCCTGTAAAAACATTCTTAAATTCTTCTGAAGCTATTGCTATTTCTGAAAGTCCTAACTCATTTGCCATTTCATCCGAAACATGAATCATTTTTGGATTGGATGTTTTTTTAGGTGTTACATACGAAAAACAAGCTTCTGTAACCTGTCTTCGAGTATTTTCTTGAATTGGGTCTGCTGGTAATTCTTTAGTAAAGGTATTTTGTATATTGAATTTCAACACGTTCTATTGTTCTTTTAGTTTGTTTGCGTACATTTTTCTAAGTTTAGATAGCTTGGGTGAAATTACTGCAGCACAATACATTTGTTCTTTGTTGTTTTCATAATAATTTTGATGATACTCTTCCGCAGCATGAAATGTAGTTAATGGAGTTATTTCTGTTACAATTTCATCTTCATAATGCGGAGATAATTTTTCTACTACTTTTTCAGCAGTTTGTTGTTGCTCTTCATTCTGATAAAAAATTACTGAACGGTATTGTGTTCCTACATCAGCTCCTTGCCTATTTAAAGTTGTTGGGTCATGACTTGTCATAAACATTACCAACAACTCTTCATAACTTATAATTTCAGGATTAAATGTTGCTTGTACTACTTCTGCGTGTCCTGTTAAACCTGAACAAATTTCTCTATAAGTTGGTGTTCCTGGTACGGTTCCTCCCATATAACCAGATACCACTTCTTCTACTCCTTTTATTTCATTTAAAATAGCTTCTACGCACCAAAAGCAACCGCCACCAACGGTAATTAGTTCTAATTTATTATTTGTCATTTATATACTTTCTTTTATTCAGTATCTAAAATCATTGATGCTGAGTTTATACAATAACGTAATCCACTAGGTTCTGGTCCGTCAGGAAATACATGTCCTAAATGAGCATCGCAAGTGTTGCACATTACTTCTACGCGTACCATACCAAAAGTAGTATCTTTTTCATATTGAATAGCATTCTCTTTTATAGGTTGCGTAAAACTAGGCCACCCGGTACCTGAACTAAATTTAATCGTTGAATCGAACAAAGGTGTGCCACAGCATACACATTTATATTTGCCAGCATCATAAACACTACACAATGCTCCTGAATTTGGTCTTTCTGTTCCTTTTTGTCTGGTAACTCTAAACTGTTCAGTAGTTAAAAGTTCTTGCCATTCTGTTGCTGTTTTTTCCACTCTTTTATCAGGTGTTGGATTACCATTAACTGCAAAATTAATTACGTCTTTCCAAGTTAAAATTTTGTCGCTCATCCTGCTCTTTCGTTTTATTTAACTTATTAGTAGTTTCTTTTCTATCTTACTTACAAAACTACAATTCATTATTTATTATATTGATTTTAATTCTCATTATTTATAAAAAGTGCTTTTACATTTGTTAGGAGTTTAAAAGTGCCCTTTTTACATTAGTTAATAAAGAAGAAAAAATGTTGTAAACAAAAACGCTGTTAGTTTAATTACTAACAGCGTTTTTGTTTTATAGTTTCTTTATAGTTTATCGTCTACTATAGTTAGGTGCTTCTTTAGTAATAGCAACATCGTGTGGATGACTTTCGTTAATTCCACTTGCAGTAATACGGATAAATTTTCCTGTGTTTTTTAGTGTTTCAATATCTTTTGCTCCACAGTATCCCATACCTGCACGTAACCCACCTACAAATTGGTGAATACTTTCTTGTAATTCTCCTTTGTAAGCTACACGTCCTACAATTCCTTCTGGAACTAATTTTTTAATATCGTCTTCTACATCTTGAAAGTAACGATCTTTTGACCCTTGTTTCATGGCTTCAACAGATCCCATTCCACGATACGATTTGAATTTTCTTCCTTCGTAAATAATAGTTTCTCCCGGAGATTCTTTGGTTCCTGCTAATAACGACCCTAACATTACACAGTCTGCTCCAGCCGCAACAGCTTTTGGAATATCACCTGTATAACGAATACCTCCATCAGCAATTACAGGAACTCCACTTCCTTTAATAGCAGCTGCTACTTCTAATACTGCTGAAAATTGTGGGAATCCTACACCTGCTACAACACGAGTTGTACAAATAGATCCTGGTCCTATTCCTACTTTTACTGCATCTGCTCCAGCTTCTACTAAATATTTAGCTGCTTCTGGTGTTGCAATGTTCCCTACAACAACATCTAATTCAGGGAATTTAGCTTTTACTTCTTTTAATACAGAAACCACTCCTTTGGTATGTCCGTGAGCTGTATCAATAATCACAGCATCTACCCCTGCATTTACTAAGGCTTCTGCTCTATCAACTGCATCATGCGTTACACCTAATGCTGCAGCTACACGTAAACGTCCATATGAGTCTTTATTAGCTATTGGTTTTTGTGTAAGCTTTGTAATATCTCTAAAAGTAATTAATCCTACTAGCTTATCATCGTCATTAACAACAGGTAACTTTTCTATTTTGTTTTCTTGTAAGATAACTTCAGCATCTTTTAAAGAAGTTCCTTCTGCAACAGTTACTAAGTTTTCAGAGGTCATAACTTCAACAATAGGACGCTCGTTATTTTTTTCGAAACGCAAATCACGATTCGTTACAATTCCTACTAATTTTCCTGCTTCATCAACAATTGGAATACCTCCAATTTTATGCTCACGCATTGCTTGTTTAGCATCTAAAACGATTGCACTTAACGACAAAGTAATCGGATCGATTATCATTCCGCTTTCTGCGCGTTTTACTTTACGAACTTCTTGAGCTTGTTGCTCAATTGTCATATTTTTATGTAACACTCCTATTCCTCCTTCTCTTGCAATAGCAATTGCCATAGCAGATTCGGTTACCGTATCCATAGCTGCTGATACTATTGGAACATTGATTGTTATGTTTCTTGTAAATTTTGTTTGGATTGAAACTTCCCTTGGAAGTACTTCTGAGTAGGCAGGAACTAATAAAACGTCGTCGTACGTTAATCCTTCTCCTAATATTTTAGCTTGATGAGCTTGCATATGCAATCAATTTAGTGTGTTGTTAATTAATTGCATGCAAATATACTACAAATAATGCAAAAACTACCTTTAATTTTAAGTTAAGTAAATCGCTTTATATTTTATCTTTTGTTTATTGCTTTACCCTTCTATCAATAACGCTAATAATCAACTTTTATACGCTCAAGGTTTCTCTGCTCATTCTTTTCTATATCATTCTTAATTTTAGTATGTGTTTACCCTATTCCTATTCATAAACCTACAACTAATGGAGAACAGTACCCCCATAAAAGATACCAAGAAAGTAGTTAACACTACCGATGTTTATCCTAAGGTATTTAAAGAATTAATTACTGAAATTAACAACATGCTATCGTATGCTATTTACAATGGGATTACTATTAATACAGAAGTCAATTCTCTCATTGAAAGTAAGGGTTTAAACGACTTGATAAATGCGCATAATATTCTTGTTAAAAACATTGCTCCTGCAACGCCAAAATCGATAGAATACACTAAAGCACTGCGTGAAGAAGGACAAAACAAATCGATTTTTAGCAAGCTTCCTGTGGTAAGGAACCTTATTTTTTTAGCTCTTTTCTTTTTGGTTTTATTTATTATTACTGCACTTTCTCCTGATGTAAATAATAACTCATTAGATAAAGGTTTAATGAATAACTCTGGATTACCACTCCTTTTAAACCTCTCCTACTTAGCATCTGTTGCTGGTTTAGGAGTTATTTTTTATTTATTGAAAAGAGTTAGCGATTCTATTAGAGAATCAACCATGGTTTCTGAAGAGTCTATTTCTTATTTAGCACAGATAGTACTTGGTATTATTGCTGGACTAATTATGTCGGAAATTATTTCATTTTACACTAAAAGCCCTGAAGACATCAACCTTTTTAATAAAGGTGTTTTAGCACTGATTGGTGGGTTTTCTTCAGAAGCTATTTTTAGCATATTACAAGGCATTATAGATAGGGTTAAATCTATTTTTATTGTACCTAAACCCAATAAATAACTATTACTAAAAATAAAAGAGGTTGCACCGTTAAGTGATTATAATTGAGCTTACAACATACTAACCAAACTTAGCTCTATATTATAGCAACCTCTTTTTAATTTTAAAATTACACTTATGAAGTATTTTTACGTATCTATTTTTAGTTTTTTACTTCTTTCTTGTGCTAGTATTCCTAGCTCTACTGTAACGCTTACTAAAGAAGTTATTAAAGAGGCTGATAATATGCATGCTTTAAATGTGTCTTTAATCAATAAACTTTTTGATGAGCGAAAAGAAAAAATCAATTTATTTATTGAAAACAAGTACACACCTACGCTATTAAAAAAGTTTGAAAGTTTATTACCAGATTCTTTAGATTATAAAAAAGAACTACCTAATATTCTAAATAGTATTGTTCCTATTATTAATCATAAAAAAGATTCGCTTCAAAGTGTATTAGATTTACAAAGACAAGATATTTTAAACCAACTAAACTCTAATTATAGCGATTATAGTAAAGCTACTACTTCGCTTCAAAACTTAATTAACTCTGCTGTAAACATAAAAACTACAGAAAGTGACGCTTTGTCGGCAATAGATCAACTTACAGGTGATAAAATTAATATAAAAAAGGTTGAAAACACCATTAATCAGAGTATTGATAAAACTGGAAGTGCCCTAAATAAATTGGTAACCATTGAAAAAGTAATTTCTGAAAAATAACGATTATGAACTCTATAGACTGGAACAATATAGCTAAAGAAGCTGCTTCACAAACTGATGCTGAGTTTAACAAACAATTGGCTAGTTTAACAAACCTAAAGCTTAGCGAAGTGGATGCTTTTATTAAGGAAAGTAAAATTACCAATGCAAACGCCATAAAAACACTTAAACTTATTGATGATGCTACTATTAGTAATAATGAAAAAGCCAAAGCTATTTCTAATATTGAAAATGGCTTTGGCTTTGTTATAAGTTTAGTTTCTAAAGTGGTATAACTACCTAAAAATTGTATTGTCTTTTATAAATGCTGTTTTGTAACGCTCACTAAAGAGTATTTTTTCATCATTATCTAAGACAATAAGATTATCTTCAAAGTAAATTTCTTTGATTTTCTTTACGTTAACTAAGTAATTTCTATGCACTTGTCTAAAATCTGGATTAGATAGCATGTCTTTTAGCTTGGTTAGCGATAACTTTATTAGATAATTTCCTGAGTCACAAATTAAGCTACAGTATTTTTCTTTTACTTCTACATAATTAATAGCAGCTACATCTACTTTAACCACGCTTCTTTTCTTCTTTATAAATAAAAAAGACGGACTTATTACACCATTGTTTGATGCTAAACTAATACTGTTGTTTTGTTGATAACACGACTCAATTGCCAATTCTAAAGAAAATAACAATTCTAGTTTGTTATATGGTTTTAGAAGATACACTAACGGATTGGTTAGTTTTGCTTCATCAAAAATTTCTCTTCCTTGCATACTTGTTAGGAATAAAAAAGGCACATTAATTCCTTCTTTATTCAAACGGTGTGCTAACGAAATTCCGTCTGGTCTTCCGTTTATCATGATGTCTAAAATAATAACATCAAAAAAGCGATTTCTAATTAGCTTTTCTGCTTCTACCGCATTTTTTGCTAATGATACTTCGTAGTCATTATCTTCTAAAAAAGAAGAAAGTTCTAAAGCTTCTTCTTCTAAGTCTTCTAGCAATAGTAATTGTAGTTTTTTCATAATTTATGCGCTTGCGTTGGGTAACAAAATTCGTATAGTTGTCCCCACTTCCAACTCACTATCTATGAGTAATTTTCCATTATTCTTTTTAATAAGTGTTTGACATAGTAACATACCTAGCCCTACGCCCTCAGATCTGTTAATTTTGTCAATACTTAAGTCTTCTAATCCTTTTATTTTTGCTAGTTTTTCTTCTGAAATTCCAAAACCTGTGTCTTTAATCTTAATTACACTAAATTCTTCAGAGTCGTTATAGGTTTTTACTTCAATCTTGCCGTTTTCTCCTGTGTATTTTAGTGCATTATCTAACAAATTTCTCAATACTATTTTTAAGGACTCTTTGTCTGCTTTTACCAAAATAGTAGCTTCTAACTTTGTCGTTAGTGCAATGTTTTTAGCTTCTGCAATTTCTTCAAAGTTATAAACAGCCTGTTCTACCAACGGTTTTAAAGGATATTCTTCTGCTTTAAACGATAACTGATTGTTTTGCTCTAACGACCAATGCAATACGTTGTTTAATAAATGACTCGTGCTTTCAGTTAACGCAATCGCGTTGTTGGTCGTTTCACTTACCGCATCGTATTCTTTGTTTTTTAACTGTCGTTTTAACTTTTCGTGTTGTCGTTTAATTGTATTTATTGGTGAACGTAAATCGTGAGATACTACAGAAAACAAATAGTCTTTCGTTTTGTTAGCTACGTTTAACTCTTCCTTTTGTTGGGTAATAAACCTATTTTTACTTTTTAACTCTCTATAAAAATAGCCTAAAAACCCGAGAAAAACTAATAATCCTGAAGCTCCAATTACTAAACTCTTTTGCACTACCGCTTGACGTTTTAGCTGTTCTTCTTGTAAAACGATTTCTTGTTGCTTTTGAGCTACGGCTAATTGTTTGTCTTTTTCTGTAAGCTCCCAAATTTTATCGCGGTTCCAAATAGAGTCTTTCCAATTACCATATTCCATATAATACTCTATACTTTTTTGGTAGTTTTTTCTATTCTTCTCCACAACCGCCATGTTTCTCACGGATATTTGTTTAAGATTAAAATCTGAATACAATTTGGACAAATCATAAGCCTCTTGAAATAAAGGAATTGCCTTATCATCTAAATATTGATTATAGTATAGGTTTGCTAAATCTATTTTGGCTCTAATTATTGCAGCAGTATCTTTCTTCTTTATTAGAGAAACTTCTTTCAAAAAATATTCGTTAGCTTTTCCAAAAGCTCTTTTTTGTAAGAAATTAACTCCTAAATTATGGTAAATGTTCTTTTTCCTAAAAGGCTCTGGTTTTTTCTCTAAAGCTTTTTGATAGTGAACTATTGATTTATTATACTCTTTTAAACTTAAGTATACACTTCCTAATAAGACTTGTTTTTCTAAAATATTCTCCTCTTCATTTGTTATTGAATGTAAACTTTGTAATGCTTTTTTATAAAAACCTTTTTTATAAGCACTATAGGCTTGCATAAAATTAATATAAGCAATCTCTTCGGCTTTATTTGTCAATAACAAAGCTTTACTACTATAAGCATAACAGGAATCATATTGTTTTTCTTTATAAAAACTTAAGGCCTTGCAAAAAGTTTCATTCTTATATTTTTGGCATATAGTATGACCTCTCTCAATAAAAACCTTGTTTTTCTTTTTAGGCCCTTCATTAACCTGAAAGAAAAACAGAGTTATTATTCCTATGACAGAACTTAATTTGCTCAAAATTAAAATTCTGTTGGTGGTTCTGTTTCTGCTGGTGCTGTAACTGTTCCTCTATCTGTGATAGGTCCCTCATTCACATCTTTCAAAACTGGATTAGTATTGTTATTCCTAACAAGAATCATGTCCGCTAATTCAGTTCCTTCTCCCAATTCATAAGTATATTCTATATAATATAAATCATATTGACTGGCCACT
Encoded proteins:
- a CDS encoding O-acetylhomoserine aminocarboxypropyltransferase/cysteine synthase family protein; translation: MSTQKFATNALHAGHDVTQNGGTRAVPIYQTTSYVFNDSEHAANLFSLKELGFIYTRLNNPTNQILQDRLAALEGGIGAVVFASGTAAISTGLLTLLKAGDHIVASSSLYGGTYNLLNVTLPRLGITTTFVDASNPDNFSAAVQENTRVFFVESLGNPKLDVLDLKAISAHAKKAEVPFIVDNTVATPALLNPIEHGANIVIHSLTKYIGGQGNSLGGAIIDAGTFNWANGKFPEFTEPSAGYHGLVYHETLGAASYTFKLILEGLRDFGGALSPTNAFNIIQGLETLEVRIQKHSENALKLAKWLQEQEEVAWVNYPGLEDNKYKNLADEYLPKGQSGLVTFGVKGGYEAAKTIADNTRLFSLLANIGDTKSLIIHPASTTHQQLSDEAQESTGVTKDLIRLSVGLENIEDLKTDLQEAFAQIPKEVLV
- the msrA gene encoding peptide-methionine (S)-S-oxide reductase MsrA produces the protein MTNNKLELITVGGGCFWCVEAILNEIKGVEEVVSGYMGGTVPGTPTYREICSGLTGHAEVVQATFNPEIISYEELLVMFMTSHDPTTLNRQGADVGTQYRSVIFYQNEEQQQTAEKVVEKLSPHYEDEIVTEITPLTTFHAAEEYHQNYYENNKEQMYCAAVISPKLSKLRKMYANKLKEQ
- a CDS encoding protein adenylyltransferase SelO, with the protein product MKFNIQNTFTKELPADPIQENTRRQVTEACFSYVTPKKTSNPKMIHVSDEMANELGLSEIAIASEEFKNVFTGNDVYKNTQPYAMCYGGHQFGHWAGQLGDGRAINLFETVYDNKKWALQLKGAGETPYSRTADGLAVLRSSIREYLCSEAMYHLGVPTTRVLSLALSGEEVLRDVMYDGNTAYEKGAIVCRTAESFLRFGSYQIFPARGDVKTLKTLVDYTIKHHYSHLGEPSKETYVSFFKEVAERSLEMVIHWQRVGFVHGVMNTDNMSILGLTIDYGPYGWLEGYDHGWTPNTTDNTHKRYRYGSQPEVVLWNLYQLANALYPLIEEAEPLEAVLENYQEQFPEKYMQMMREKLGFFSSQELDGTLVSNLEEVLQKTETDMTIFFRLLSGISKDDSIEEVIKKIEKAFYTPSEVVDEIKKSWENWFQSYIDRLQNETVSDEDRKEKMNAINPKYVLRNYMAQLAIDDANKNDFVLLNELYLLLKNPYDEQPKYEKWFAKRPEWARNKVGCSMLSCSS
- a CDS encoding tetratricopeptide repeat-containing sensor histidine kinase yields the protein MTNKAEEIAYINFMQAYSAYKKGFYKKALQSLHSITNEEENILEKQVLLGSVYLSLKEYNKSIVHYQKALEKKPEPFRKKNIYHNLGVNFLQKRAFGKANEYFLKEVSLIKKKDTAAIIRAKIDLANLYYNQYLDDKAIPLFQEAYDLSKLYSDFNLKQISVRNMAVVEKNRKNYQKSIEYYMEYGNWKDSIWNRDKIWELTEKDKQLAVAQKQQEIVLQEEQLKRQAVVQKSLVIGASGLLVFLGFLGYFYRELKSKNRFITQQKEELNVANKTKDYLFSVVSHDLRSPINTIKRQHEKLKRQLKNKEYDAVSETTNNAIALTESTSHLLNNVLHWSLEQNNQLSFKAEEYPLKPLVEQAVYNFEEIAEAKNIALTTKLEATILVKADKESLKIVLRNLLDNALKYTGENGKIEVKTYNDSEEFSVIKIKDTGFGISEEKLAKIKGLEDLSIDKINRSEGVGLGMLLCQTLIKKNNGKLLIDSELEVGTTIRILLPNASA
- a CDS encoding LytR/AlgR family response regulator transcription factor; protein product: MKKLQLLLLEDLEEEALELSSFLEDNDYEVSLAKNAVEAEKLIRNRFFDVIILDIMINGRPDGISLAHRLNKEGINVPFLFLTSMQGREIFDEAKLTNPLVYLLKPYNKLELLFSLELAIESCYQQNNSISLASNNGVISPSFLFIKKKRSVVKVDVAAINYVEVKEKYCSLICDSGNYLIKLSLTKLKDMLSNPDFRQVHRNYLVNVKKIKEIYFEDNLIVLDNDEKILFSERYKTAFIKDNTIFR
- the guaB gene encoding IMP dehydrogenase — translated: MQAHQAKILGEGLTYDDVLLVPAYSEVLPREVSIQTKFTRNITINVPIVSAAMDTVTESAMAIAIAREGGIGVLHKNMTIEQQAQEVRKVKRAESGMIIDPITLSLSAIVLDAKQAMREHKIGGIPIVDEAGKLVGIVTNRDLRFEKNNERPIVEVMTSENLVTVAEGTSLKDAEVILQENKIEKLPVVNDDDKLVGLITFRDITKLTQKPIANKDSYGRLRVAAALGVTHDAVDRAEALVNAGVDAVIIDTAHGHTKGVVSVLKEVKAKFPELDVVVGNIATPEAAKYLVEAGADAVKVGIGPGSICTTRVVAGVGFPQFSAVLEVAAAIKGSGVPVIADGGIRYTGDIPKAVAAGADCVMLGSLLAGTKESPGETIIYEGRKFKSYRGMGSVEAMKQGSKDRYFQDVEDDIKKLVPEGIVGRVAYKGELQESIHQFVGGLRAGMGYCGAKDIETLKNTGKFIRITASGINESHPHDVAITKEAPNYSRR
- the msrB gene encoding peptide-methionine (R)-S-oxide reductase MsrB, with the protein product MLTWKDVINFAVNGNPTPDKRVEKTATEWQELLTTEQFRVTRQKGTERPNSGALCSVYDAGKYKCVCCGTPLFDSTIKFSSGTGWPSFTQPIKENAIQYEKDTTFGMVRVEVMCNTCDAHLGHVFPDGPEPSGLRYCINSASMILDTE